A single genomic interval of Apteryx mantelli isolate bAptMan1 chromosome 21, bAptMan1.hap1, whole genome shotgun sequence harbors:
- the LOC106493024 gene encoding P2Y purinoceptor 2-like → MNTSMDCMSQGLHPVIPALGTLLLLGCILLNGVSFWVFCFHIKKWDSGMILQFSLVLGDILIIPAAPFRIAYFSLGNQWPFGQFLCQLEVFLHAIHMYGSIYFLMLICIHRYFVVVRYKNKSIWKKKTFLRKLCLFVWLVVFVQGLPLFFLLKTSLVNGSPKCLNIHQSELASVYFFYNMAISFFSFLLPFAISLAFGALLGAAIAKTANKSSRGKRIKKRSLQMITVSLVIFALCFGPLHICRTVGVIVKYYGMSCELLHQVEVAYYVCWIFTTANTCLDPLIYVFANEKFKKSFADSFRKHWGTKHEMSGSHSRPSQGIHQGGCLF, encoded by the coding sequence ATGAACACCAGCATGGACTGCATGTCCCAGGGGCTGCACCCTGTCATCCCTGCCCTGGGGACCCTGCTCCTCCTGGGCTGTATCCTTCTGAACGGCGTGAGCTTCTGGGTGTTCTGCTTCCACATCAAGAAGTGGGATTCAGGCATGATCCTCCAGTTTAGCCTGGTCCTTGGAGATATCCTGATCATCCCTGCTGCTCCATTCAGGATTGCCTATTTCAGCCTGGGCAACCAGTGGCCATTTGGGCAGTTTCTCTGCCAGCTAGAAGTGTTCCTGCATGCCATCCACATGTACGGCAGCATCTATTTCCTGATGCTCATCTGCATTCACCGGTACTTTGTTGTTGTACGGTACAAGAACAAGTCCATCTGGAAGAAGAAGACCTTCTTGAGAAAGCTGTGCTTGTTTGTGTGGCTTGTTGTCTTTGTCCAAGGGCTGCCTTTATTCTTCCTCCTCAAGACTTCACTTGTCAATGGCTCACCAAAATGCCTGAATATTCACCAGTCAGAGTTGGCCTCTGTTTACTTCTTCTACAACATGGCTataagtttcttctctttcctcctcccctttgccaTTTCCTTGGCCTTTGGTGCTCTTTTGGGAGCTGCCATTGCTAAAACGGCAAATAAAAGCTCCAGAGgcaagaggattaaaaaaaggtCTTTACAGATGATAACAGTGTCTCTGGtgatttttgctctctgctttGGGCCTCTGCACATCTGCAGGACCGTCGGCGTAATTGTGAAGTACTACGGCATGTCTTGTGAGCTTTTGCACCAAGTGGAAGTTGCCTACTATGTCTGCTGGATTTTCACTACGGCAAACACCTGTCTGGATCCCCTGATCTATGTATTTGCTAATGAGAAGTTTAAGAAGAGCTTTGCTGACTCCTTCCGCAAACACTGGGGCACAAAGCATGAAATGTCTGGGAGCCATTCAAGGCCTTCCCAGGGGATCCATCAGGGCGGCTGTTTATTCTAA